Within Sorangiineae bacterium MSr11367, the genomic segment CCCCATCTTGAACGCGCATGCACTCGACGATGCGATCGCGAACGGCGGTGCGCTCCTTCTCGAAGAGATGCGCGACCCACTCGCCCACCCGGTCGCGCGGCGTCGGGTGGATGCCCGCGTGATCGAAGAACGTCTGCAAGGCGGCGCGCATCTCGGCCGCCGATTCGAAGCGGCCGTCGGGGTCCTTCTGCAGGGCGCGCGCGCACACCGCATCGAGGATCGGGTGCACGTCGGGGTTGACGCTGGAGAGGAGCGGGATGTCCTCGAGCAGCAGCTTGTGCATCGCCTCCATGGGCGTCTCGGCCCGAAAGAGACGCCGCTGGGCGAGCAGCTCCCAGAGCACGATGCCGGTGGCGAACACGTCGGCGCGGCGGTCGATGGGATCGCCACGCACCTGCTCCGGCGCCGTGTAGGATGGCTTGCCCTTGAACGTACCGGCCTGCGTCGCGGTGTTGCTCAAGTTGGTGCGCGCGATGCCGAAGTCGACCAGCTTGACCTCGCCATCGTAGGTGACGAACACGTTCTGCGGGCTGATGTCGCGATGGACGATGCCGAGCGGCGTGCCGTCGAAGTCGCGCAGGTCGTGGGCGTACTGGAGGCCGCTGAGCACGTCCATGATGATCTGAACGGCGATCGGCGCAGAGACCGGTGCGTTGGCCTTCGCGGCCACGGTGGCGAGTCGCCCGAGCGGTTGCCCCTCGAGGTACTCCATCGCCATGAAGTGCTGCCCATCGTGCGCGCCCACTTCGAGCGTCTGCACCACGTTGGGGTGGCGAAGGCGCGCGGCGAGGCGCGCTTCATCGAGCAACATCGCGCGGTACGTGTCCTCTTCGGCCACGTCCGCGCGGAGCTTCTTCACGACGACCAGCTTGCGGAATCCGACCGGACCACTTTGCAGCGCCAGGTAGACGTCCGCCATCCCCCCGCGCCCCAGCGTGGCGATGAATCGATATTTGCCAAAGTGCGCGGACGACCCCACAGAGCCGGCTTATACCGAATCAGAGATGTCGTCCGTGTGACGCTTACGTCACGAGTCCCCTGTCTCTCGTCTTATCTCTTCACGATCCGATCCAATGTCGGAGGCGTGAGCGGATCGTGCGCCGTGAGGTACGCCGTGAGCGCGTCGATGTCGACGATGGTGCCGTCGGGGCCGGCATTCGTCACCTCGGTGCCCTGCTTGAACACCGTGAATCCATCGCCACCGGCCGCGACGAAGTTGTTCGTCACGACGCGGTACGATTGATCGAGCACCATGGCTGCGCCGGCGATCTGGATCGAGGACACGTCCACCGTCGTGCCGGTGTACGTGTACTTGATGCCGGCAACCTGGAGGAAACGCGCCGGGGTCACGTTGAACTGCTGCTGCAGGATGTCGCGGATCTGCGCACCCGTGAGCGTCATGGTGACGAGGTAGTTGCCAAACGGCTGCGAGGTGAACGCCTGAGCGTACGTGACCGGGCTCGGCTTGCTGGCCGAGCAGTCGTTGGCCGCGCACGGAATGTCCGAGCGAATGCCGCCCGGGTTCATGAAGGCGACCTTGGCCAGCAAGCCCGGCTTTTGCGCCGCGGCCAGCATGGCGTCGGCGATGACGTCGCCGAGGTTCGACTCCCCGCTCTGGACGCGCGTGAGCGGGCCGGTGATGCGCCCGATGACTTTGTTCGCACGAGGCGCGGCGAGCTCCGTGTACTTTGCAACGATTCCCTGCACCGTCGGATCGGGCGCGATGTCGCGCGTGACGGCGTGGTTCTTCGCCGTCTTGGCGGTGACCTTGTGCTGCGCCGGGTCGATGGTGAGCTCGATCTGGGTGACCACGCGGCCGAACGATGCGGCGCTGGTGACGAGCTTCCCGCCGAGGGTGCAGTTGTACGGCTGGTGCGAGTGCGCGCTGAGCACCACGTCGATCGCCGGGTCCAACTTGGTGGCGATATCGGCAATGACGCCGCTGTTGATACCGCACCCGTCGTAGGTGGTGCCGTCGGTGGGGATGTTGCCCTGATGGAGCAGCACGACGATGGCGCTGACGTTCTCCTTCTTGATCTCGGGCAGCAGCGCATTCACCGTCGCGACCTCGTCGTCGAAGGTGAGGCCGGCGATCGCGCTCGGGATGGTGACCGAGGGCGTATCCTTCAGGGTCATCCCGATGAAGGCGACCTTGACGCTGCCGAAGTCCTTGATGGCGTAGGGCGGAAAGACCGTCTTGTCCTTCGCCACGTCGACGTTCGCCGCAAGGTACTGAAAGCTGGCGCCCGGATAGTCGGCCGCGCCGCCGGCGCATTCGTCGGGGTGGCAGCCTCCGTACTGGAGGCGGCGCAGCTCGGGCACGCCGTGGTCGAACTCGTGGTTGCCGACGCCGTTGAAATCGAGCCCGATGGCGTTCATCACGTGGACGGCCGGCTCGTCGTGGAACAGCGCCGAAACGAGAGGACTCGCCCCCGTCAGGTCGCCCGAGGAGACGATGGCCGTGTTCGGGTTCGCCGCTTTGAGCTTGGCGATGTGCGCGGCCAGGTAGGCAGCACCGCCCGCGGGCACGTCGTTGATGGTACCACCGTCGCGCGGCTTGGCGCCGGCGTCGGGACCGATCTCCGGATCGCCGGGTGCGGCGGGGATGATACCGCCGCTTCCCACCGGCGGATCGAGGTTGCCGTGGAAATCGTTGATGCCGAGAATCTGCACTTTGACGGGGGACGCGGCATCAGCTTGCACGTCGGCCGCGTGGTCGGTCGTCGCGTCCACCCCGTTGTTGTTCAACAGGGTGTCGTCCCCCGTGCAGGAAGAGATGACGAAAGGAACGCTCGCCGCGGCG encodes:
- a CDS encoding bifunctional metallophosphatase/5'-nucleotidase, yielding MRLRRSILVLLPLLAAASVPFVISSCTGDDTLLNNNGVDATTDHAADVQADAASPVKVQILGINDFHGNLDPPVGSGGIIPAAPGDPEIGPDAGAKPRDGGTINDVPAGGAAYLAAHIAKLKAANPNTAIVSSGDLTGASPLVSALFHDEPAVHVMNAIGLDFNGVGNHEFDHGVPELRRLQYGGCHPDECAGGAADYPGASFQYLAANVDVAKDKTVFPPYAIKDFGSVKVAFIGMTLKDTPSVTIPSAIAGLTFDDEVATVNALLPEIKKENVSAIVVLLHQGNIPTDGTTYDGCGINSGVIADIATKLDPAIDVVLSAHSHQPYNCTLGGKLVTSAASFGRVVTQIELTIDPAQHKVTAKTAKNHAVTRDIAPDPTVQGIVAKYTELAAPRANKVIGRITGPLTRVQSGESNLGDVIADAMLAAAQKPGLLAKVAFMNPGGIRSDIPCAANDCSASKPSPVTYAQAFTSQPFGNYLVTMTLTGAQIRDILQQQFNVTPARFLQVAGIKYTYTGTTVDVSSIQIAGAAMVLDQSYRVVTNNFVAAGGDGFTVFKQGTEVTNAGPDGTIVDIDALTAYLTAHDPLTPPTLDRIVKR